A part of Paenibacillus donghaensis genomic DNA contains:
- a CDS encoding TetR/AcrR family transcriptional regulator, producing MFEGYNKVQKTVLETTLQIIMKKELQSTSMSLISKKSGISTGNIYYYFKSKEDIINELYKAVTKECSDYVLNNFYDPTSIQERFYRAWENFIKFYKEHPDASQFIQRYSSSPYIYQSTKDEVTKDSWCGPLEILYAEAIKQNFFTEFDPHLMVQLNYGSVVFFLKEHLNEELSDDMIKVLISFCWKSVSKGK from the coding sequence ATGTTTGAAGGATATAATAAAGTTCAAAAAACGGTTTTAGAAACAACACTGCAAATTATTATGAAAAAAGAGTTGCAGTCAACTTCAATGTCTCTAATTTCTAAAAAATCTGGCATATCAACGGGTAATATATATTATTATTTTAAGAGTAAAGAAGATATTATTAATGAGCTTTACAAGGCTGTTACGAAGGAATGCAGTGATTATGTGTTAAATAATTTCTATGATCCTACCTCCATTCAGGAACGTTTTTATCGTGCATGGGAGAATTTCATTAAGTTCTATAAAGAGCATCCAGATGCCTCTCAATTTATTCAAAGATATTCTTCGTCACCTTACATTTATCAATCAACTAAAGATGAAGTAACTAAGGATAGCTGGTGCGGGCCTTTGGAGATCCTTTATGCTGAAGCGATCAAGCAGAATTTTTTCACTGAATTTGATCCACACTTGATGGTTCAGTTGAACTACGGCTCGGTTGTTTTTTTCCTAAAAGAACATCTGAATGAAGAATTGAGCGATGATATGATTAAAGTATTGATTAGCTTTTGCTGGAAATCGGTATCCAAAGGAAAATAG
- a CDS encoding flotillin family protein translates to MVILYLISAIVVVILLALFSIVNAYKKVPPNQAMIVYGLGGKRVVQGGGTFVIPGFQNNKTISMMLMSFDVIPAQAMFSRQGIKLNLEAVAQIKIKSDPTAILTASEQFIDRPEEDRETIILHSVEGHLRGLIGQLTVESILKTPDEINSKMRETCSEDLDKMGLEVVSFTIKKITDDKRYIDNMGVPEIERIRRDASIAKAEAERDIQIKQAEAEKESSIAKANAHQATIEAGTAARAKESLFEKDLNIKQADFKLETEVKKAQADLAYELQQNKIKQSLVTEQVKITQMEAEANRTVREIEVELRQKELEATVIKPAEAENQATIMRAEAAKQRQILEAEAEAATITNRGLAIAEAELAKGKANAEIVQLAGAAEAGALEKKAEAYKQFTQAALIVEFLKVLPELADKIASPLAKVDKITVISQDGASSGVNKITGDIAKIMAQVPELAQTLTGMNVTEALSGLLGRDKEQ, encoded by the coding sequence ATGGTTATTCTTTATTTAATCTCGGCAATTGTTGTTGTTATCCTGCTGGCTTTGTTCAGTATTGTGAACGCTTATAAAAAGGTTCCGCCCAATCAGGCGATGATTGTGTACGGCCTCGGCGGAAAAAGAGTGGTTCAGGGCGGCGGGACGTTCGTCATCCCCGGCTTCCAGAACAATAAGACCATCTCCATGATGCTGATGAGCTTCGATGTCATCCCTGCGCAGGCGATGTTCTCCCGGCAGGGCATCAAGCTCAACCTAGAGGCGGTAGCTCAGATTAAGATTAAAAGCGATCCTACCGCTATTCTGACTGCCAGTGAGCAGTTTATCGACAGGCCGGAAGAAGACCGCGAGACGATTATCCTGCATTCGGTGGAAGGCCATTTGCGCGGCTTGATCGGACAATTAACAGTGGAATCCATTCTAAAGACACCTGACGAAATCAACAGCAAGATGCGGGAGACCTGCTCGGAAGACCTCGACAAGATGGGGCTTGAGGTGGTCAGCTTCACCATTAAGAAAATTACTGATGACAAAAGGTATATCGACAATATGGGGGTTCCGGAAATTGAGCGCATCCGACGCGATGCCAGCATCGCCAAGGCGGAAGCGGAACGCGACATTCAGATCAAACAAGCCGAGGCAGAGAAAGAATCCTCCATTGCCAAAGCCAATGCGCATCAGGCCACCATTGAAGCGGGAACCGCTGCTCGGGCCAAGGAATCTCTGTTCGAGAAGGATTTGAACATTAAGCAGGCGGACTTCAAGCTGGAGACTGAAGTGAAAAAAGCACAAGCGGATCTTGCGTACGAATTGCAGCAGAACAAAATCAAGCAGTCGCTGGTTACCGAACAGGTCAAGATCACGCAGATGGAAGCGGAGGCCAACCGGACCGTCCGGGAAATCGAAGTTGAGCTGAGACAGAAGGAGTTGGAGGCAACGGTGATCAAGCCTGCTGAGGCGGAGAACCAGGCTACGATCATGAGAGCGGAAGCAGCCAAGCAGCGGCAAATTCTTGAGGCGGAAGCAGAGGCGGCCACAATTACCAATCGGGGGCTAGCAATAGCGGAAGCAGAACTGGCGAAGGGGAAAGCCAACGCGGAAATTGTTCAACTGGCCGGTGCGGCGGAAGCGGGGGCACTGGAGAAGAAAGCTGAAGCGTACAAACAGTTCACGCAAGCCGCACTTATAGTGGAATTCTTGAAGGTTCTGCCAGAGCTGGCTGACAAAATCGCTTCCCCGCTGGCCAAGGTCGATAAGATTACAGTGATATCCCAGGATGGAGCTTCATCCGGCGTGAACAAAATTACCGGCGATATCGCCAAAATCATGGCCCAAGTTCCTGAATTGGCACAGACGCTTACCGGTATGAACGTGACAGAGGCTCTCAGCGGACTGCTCGGCCGGGATAAAGAGCAATAA
- a CDS encoding LLM class oxidoreductase, which produces MEKFRSHNGFARSFKENKLTIGLQIPIENYSEMPKMDLEEQMRLAKKAEEMEFASLWVRDSPLRDPSFGDAGLIYDPWIFLGYLTAHTQRIALGTSSIVTTYRHPLHLAKSAASMDKMSQERFLFGVATGDRPIEFPAFKVNREERAALFRETIDVVKKVWREPFPKIQTIRVDMNYGDIIPKPTLSDIPVFGTGFSGQSIEWLARNTDGWLFYPQIPDRQRELIKQWRLTAGEFKPFIQPFGIVLSEDPNEVPLALSPSGFKTGYKFLIEYFYSLQEAGINHVPLALKFGYRPVEEVIQEIGEFVVPHFKCTHEE; this is translated from the coding sequence ATGGAGAAATTCAGATCGCATAATGGTTTTGCACGATCATTTAAAGAGAACAAATTAACAATAGGATTGCAAATTCCAATAGAAAATTATTCAGAGATGCCTAAGATGGATTTGGAAGAGCAAATGAGACTCGCAAAAAAAGCAGAAGAGATGGAATTTGCCTCCTTGTGGGTTAGGGATTCGCCACTGCGTGATCCCTCATTTGGAGACGCTGGTCTAATTTATGATCCTTGGATATTTCTCGGATATTTGACAGCTCATACGCAAAGGATAGCATTAGGTACATCCAGTATTGTAACAACCTATCGACATCCGCTTCACTTGGCAAAGTCGGCAGCATCTATGGATAAAATGTCCCAAGAACGCTTTTTGTTTGGTGTTGCAACAGGTGATCGTCCTATTGAATTTCCTGCTTTTAAAGTGAATCGAGAAGAAAGAGCTGCGTTATTCAGAGAGACTATCGATGTCGTAAAAAAAGTTTGGAGAGAACCGTTCCCTAAAATTCAAACAATAAGAGTAGATATGAATTATGGAGATATTATTCCAAAACCAACATTATCAGATATCCCTGTCTTTGGTACAGGTTTTTCGGGCCAATCAATTGAGTGGCTAGCCAGAAATACGGATGGGTGGCTTTTCTATCCTCAAATTCCAGATCGTCAACGTGAACTAATTAAACAATGGCGTCTGACAGCAGGAGAATTTAAGCCTTTTATCCAACCATTTGGGATCGTTCTTTCTGAAGATCCGAATGAGGTACCACTTGCACTGTCACCATCGGGATTCAAAACAGGATATAAATTTTTGATTGAATATTTTTATTCTTTGCAAGAAGCCGGAATTAATCATGTTCCCCTGGCTCTGAAATTCGGCTACCGACCTGTAGAGGAAGTCATACAAGAGATAGGAGAGTTTGTGGTTCCACATTTTAAATGCACTCATGAAGAATAA
- a CDS encoding Ger(x)C family spore germination protein — MRWRVKLGTFALSVLIILFPLSLTGCWDREYLKDLHLAYSVGFDLSENGMIKETVELIIPPDIEQKATTSEIHTSYGHNLRSASNEMRNRVRGNIRFLKNGFQLFGKSVAEHGLYSNLDVNFRDPTNPTSNVRVIIAEGNASDILEQKMVGELKIGEFITQKIVSLEEMSVFPKETLDTVFRFLKDPGQDFALPYIAIESNEIITKGLALFNDQYYSGMLNPDQSILLVLLKGQKGKNARFTKKIVLGYPDNIQEYITINVGLKKVKRKFKVSVSADESVEVNLELKLQAIVEEFPGERSLKEKDLQKINQALSEILTKEAESVVEEVQKANCDIFGVGRKLIAYHHNVWKEKNWSKDYRKVQFHPKVEVKIVDTGILE; from the coding sequence ATGAGATGGCGCGTGAAATTAGGAACGTTTGCACTGTCGGTGTTGATTATTCTTTTCCCCCTCAGCCTCACCGGATGCTGGGACCGGGAATATTTGAAAGACTTGCATCTGGCCTACAGTGTGGGGTTTGATCTAAGTGAAAATGGAATGATAAAAGAAACTGTGGAATTAATCATTCCACCTGATATTGAGCAAAAAGCTACTACGAGCGAAATTCATACGAGTTATGGACATAACCTACGTAGTGCCAGCAATGAGATGCGTAATCGAGTGAGGGGAAACATAAGATTTCTTAAAAATGGTTTTCAATTATTTGGAAAGTCAGTGGCCGAGCATGGCCTTTACTCTAATTTGGATGTGAACTTCAGGGATCCAACCAACCCGACATCCAACGTTAGGGTAATTATTGCGGAAGGAAATGCCTCCGACATTCTTGAACAAAAAATGGTTGGGGAATTAAAGATTGGCGAATTCATTACACAAAAGATTGTAAGTCTTGAGGAAATGAGTGTATTTCCAAAAGAAACGTTAGATACCGTGTTCCGATTCCTGAAGGATCCTGGGCAGGACTTTGCTCTTCCCTATATAGCTATAGAAAGCAACGAGATTATCACGAAAGGATTGGCCCTTTTTAATGATCAGTATTATAGCGGGATGCTGAACCCAGATCAGTCAATATTACTAGTCCTACTGAAGGGGCAAAAGGGAAAAAATGCGCGATTCACAAAGAAAATTGTTCTGGGCTATCCGGACAATATACAGGAGTACATTACCATTAATGTAGGTTTAAAAAAAGTGAAACGCAAATTCAAGGTATCGGTTTCTGCTGACGAAAGTGTTGAAGTCAATTTGGAGTTAAAACTTCAAGCCATCGTAGAAGAGTTTCCCGGAGAGCGTTCGTTAAAAGAGAAAGATCTTCAAAAAATTAATCAAGCACTTTCGGAAATTCTCACAAAGGAAGCCGAATCGGTTGTGGAAGAAGTCCAAAAGGCTAACTGTGATATTTTTGGTGTTGGGAGAAAGCTTATTGCTTATCATCACAATGTCTGGAAGGAGAAAAATTGGTCTAAGGATTATCGTAAAGTACAATTCCATCCTAAAGTGGAGGTTAAAATTGTAGATACCGGCATTCTTGAGTAG
- a CDS encoding GerAB/ArcD/ProY family transporter, protein MAQKEKKITRGQLFLFIIQAQIGVGILSLPNKLNETAKGGGGLSVLVAGVITQLVIILLWVLLKKFPGLNLFGICIKLGGPIIGSLLIILYIGYFILLGSNIMLSAVEVLRRWMLQTTPRWAVLALFSIMTLYLAREKLTVLARFYTLASMLFIPLFLFIIYGLTQAHLENMLPLLEKGFWNIVKGAKETTISMYGFELMLIIYPLSEGTDKQKLITVSLSNLFVTLFYFFVVSTCLMFFNSEQIKMIPEPVIYLMKSLSFFIIDRADILFLPIWTITLVCSIVSYCYAASMGFSVLLRRKSHRNFTPFVKIITFIIALAPVTSVGIHLLDTASTYAAYLFIGGLPLVMLIISLFIKRKGSGLA, encoded by the coding sequence GTGGCTCAAAAAGAAAAAAAGATCACAAGGGGACAACTCTTCCTTTTTATTATTCAAGCCCAAATCGGTGTTGGTATTCTGTCTCTTCCTAACAAACTTAACGAAACTGCCAAAGGTGGAGGTGGACTTTCTGTTTTAGTTGCAGGGGTTATTACCCAACTTGTCATCATTCTCCTGTGGGTCCTGCTGAAGAAATTCCCCGGTCTTAACCTATTCGGTATTTGCATAAAACTTGGAGGCCCGATTATTGGCAGTCTATTGATTATTCTGTACATCGGTTACTTTATTCTGCTTGGCTCCAATATTATGCTTAGTGCCGTTGAGGTGCTCCGGAGATGGATGCTGCAAACTACGCCAAGATGGGCTGTACTAGCTCTTTTTTCTATCATGACTCTCTATCTCGCAAGAGAAAAGCTGACAGTATTGGCAAGATTTTATACGCTAGCTTCCATGCTTTTTATTCCACTGTTTTTATTTATCATCTATGGATTAACTCAAGCCCATCTAGAAAATATGTTACCGCTATTGGAAAAAGGTTTCTGGAATATCGTAAAAGGAGCAAAGGAAACAACCATATCTATGTATGGTTTCGAATTAATGCTGATCATCTACCCGCTGTCTGAAGGTACAGATAAACAAAAATTGATAACGGTCAGTCTCTCTAACTTGTTTGTGACTCTGTTCTATTTCTTCGTGGTCTCTACCTGTCTGATGTTCTTTAACTCCGAGCAAATCAAAATGATTCCCGAACCGGTCATTTACTTAATGAAATCTCTAAGCTTTTTCATTATAGACCGTGCAGATATCTTGTTTTTGCCGATCTGGACCATAACCCTTGTATGTTCTATCGTAAGCTATTGCTATGCAGCGTCCATGGGGTTCAGTGTTTTATTGAGACGGAAAAGCCATCGAAATTTTACTCCGTTTGTGAAAATCATTACATTTATAATCGCGCTTGCGCCAGTCACTTCTGTTGGCATTCATCTACTGGATACAGCCTCTACATATGCTGCCTATCTCTTTATTGGTGGACTCCCGCTGGTAATGTTAATCATTTCTCTATTTATAAAGAGAAAAGGAAGTGGCCTTGCATGA
- a CDS encoding EthD domain-containing protein: MFKIIALVKRKSGMSLQEFIDYYESTHAKLGEKYYSTCAERYARRYLHLMAPVTEPQSGGAESEFDVVTELWFTDRQIFEKVMAEHPEALVEIAEDEENFQERSKTQMFTVEEHDSECGDRSLPYFKVLAMVKRKSGMSLQEFINYYESKHAKLGEEFFGTNAARYARRYLHPMIPDIEPQTGIIEATFDVLTELWFKDSESFEKALAEHPDSATRIAKDEENFQDRSKTQMFILEEYESKVGPS; encoded by the coding sequence ATGTTTAAAATAATTGCTTTAGTTAAACGCAAGTCCGGAATGTCATTGCAGGAGTTTATCGATTATTATGAATCAACACATGCGAAGTTGGGAGAGAAATATTATAGTACATGTGCAGAACGCTATGCTAGAAGATATCTACATCTAATGGCACCAGTTACGGAACCGCAATCGGGAGGTGCCGAGTCCGAATTTGATGTAGTAACCGAGCTATGGTTTACAGACAGGCAGATCTTCGAAAAAGTGATGGCTGAGCATCCTGAGGCCTTGGTTGAAATCGCTGAGGATGAGGAAAATTTCCAAGAGCGATCTAAAACACAGATGTTCACAGTTGAAGAACACGATTCTGAATGTGGGGATAGGTCGTTACCTTATTTTAAAGTGCTGGCTATGGTTAAACGCAAGTCTGGAATGTCGTTGCAGGAGTTTATCAATTATTACGAATCTAAACACGCTAAGCTGGGTGAGGAATTCTTTGGTACAAACGCAGCACGCTATGCTAGAAGATACTTGCATCCAATGATACCAGATATTGAACCACAAACAGGCATTATCGAAGCAACATTTGATGTACTGACTGAACTATGGTTTAAGGATAGCGAATCCTTCGAGAAAGCACTGGCTGAACACCCGGACTCGGCAACAAGAATCGCTAAAGATGAAGAAAACTTCCAAGACCGATCTAAGACTCAAATGTTCATACTTGAAGAATACGAATCAAAAGTAGGGCCCTCCTAA
- a CDS encoding sugar phosphate isomerase/epimerase family protein, producing MSKKVSIMVPDFINPIGNKYETDIQYKMLRAVGFDGFEVALWSDEDFIAIENYSRMNDKYELDFSAVVTVADLALGFDHPQNERILHLLESIDNGCIVKIPIQRVAPGVAPSNPKGDAIAINWLNKALEIAERRNITILLYAHIGHWIERHEDAARLCHKIIHPNLGLVFNVIHWFAVSGMNLSQTLQDIAPYLKQVSLTGTRKSPYGTWGVATFEPLYEGELDLLLLLSEVKKVGFRGMYNVMLWGWSGDIISKLERSILILQDNEK from the coding sequence ATGAGTAAAAAAGTATCTATAATGGTTCCAGACTTTATAAATCCTATCGGTAATAAATATGAAACTGATATTCAATATAAAATGCTAAGAGCGGTCGGGTTTGATGGATTTGAAGTAGCTTTATGGTCAGATGAGGATTTTATTGCGATCGAGAATTATAGCCGTATGAACGATAAATACGAACTGGATTTTTCAGCTGTAGTTACGGTGGCGGATTTGGCTTTGGGATTCGATCACCCGCAAAATGAACGAATACTTCATTTGCTAGAGTCCATTGATAACGGTTGTATAGTTAAAATTCCTATTCAACGAGTAGCCCCTGGTGTGGCACCATCTAATCCGAAGGGTGATGCGATTGCGATAAATTGGCTAAACAAAGCTTTGGAAATTGCTGAAAGACGGAATATTACTATTTTATTATATGCACATATTGGTCATTGGATAGAACGTCATGAAGATGCAGCGAGACTCTGCCATAAAATCATTCACCCCAACTTGGGGCTCGTATTTAATGTCATCCATTGGTTTGCAGTTTCCGGTATGAATTTATCGCAAACCTTACAAGACATAGCACCTTATTTAAAGCAAGTAAGTCTTACTGGGACACGTAAATCTCCATATGGAACCTGGGGAGTTGCCACATTTGAACCTTTGTATGAAGGTGAACTAGACCTATTGCTCCTTCTTAGTGAAGTAAAAAAAGTTGGATTTAGAGGAATGTATAATGTCATGTTATGGGGCTGGAGCGGGGATATAATATCAAAATTAGAACGCTCTATACTGATACTACAAGATAATGAAAAATGA
- a CDS encoding spore germination protein: MTNQTQTSFPSVDQNSDYIEAALFYTSDLKKRCLSFHGKEGMVIYLESLTDTDLIERNVIVPFSRNQDKDLPELFTTLSFSLETELNQGIQGLLEGSCLYFLEGTSEFYVLFTPAKYERSISEPENEGVIRGPHNGFIEQMKVNLYLIRKQIASPNLIVRYFTLGKFAPKQVGMVYMENIAKPELIKIVESRIKKISLDWVITTGFIQELTEDNSFSIFPQLINTERPDHTSSYLLDGYVALLLDGDPTALILPASFFSFYQTPDDYNNRWMIASFVRFIRLIGFVTAFQLPALYIATVSFHSNVLPLQLFFSIQGLLTRVPFPPLIEAMLLELIFELLREAGLRLPNRVGQTIGIVGGLVIGDAIVKAGLVSYSMIIVVALTAIASFLIPSNEMSSAIRFMRFPLMIAASLFGYIGISFGLTLIFIHLCKLESFGQPYLRPLSPLNFQGLKDTFVRFPIWSIRKSTSNPKTNK, translated from the coding sequence ATGACTAACCAAACTCAGACCTCATTTCCTTCTGTAGATCAAAATTCCGATTACATCGAAGCCGCACTGTTCTATACAAGTGACCTCAAAAAAAGATGCTTATCCTTTCACGGAAAGGAAGGAATGGTCATTTATCTGGAGTCTCTCACTGATACAGATTTGATTGAACGAAATGTGATTGTTCCTTTTAGCCGTAATCAGGACAAAGACCTTCCTGAGCTGTTCACAACACTTAGTTTCAGTTTGGAAACAGAACTAAACCAAGGTATTCAGGGGCTTCTTGAAGGAAGCTGTCTTTATTTTTTAGAAGGAACGTCTGAATTTTATGTCCTCTTCACTCCTGCCAAATACGAACGAAGCATTAGCGAACCTGAGAATGAAGGGGTTATTCGGGGACCTCATAACGGTTTTATTGAACAGATGAAGGTTAACTTATACCTGATTCGGAAACAAATAGCATCCCCAAACCTTATTGTCCGCTACTTCACACTTGGAAAATTCGCCCCCAAACAGGTAGGCATGGTATATATGGAGAATATCGCCAAACCTGAATTGATAAAGATTGTAGAATCAAGAATAAAGAAGATTTCGCTCGATTGGGTAATCACCACTGGCTTTATTCAGGAATTGACGGAGGATAACTCCTTCTCCATATTTCCACAACTAATCAATACGGAGCGTCCGGACCATACCTCATCCTATTTACTGGACGGATATGTCGCCCTACTGCTGGATGGGGACCCTACAGCTTTGATTTTGCCGGCGAGCTTCTTCAGCTTTTATCAGACACCGGATGACTATAACAATCGATGGATGATCGCTTCTTTTGTCCGGTTTATCCGTCTGATCGGCTTTGTAACAGCATTTCAGTTGCCAGCGCTCTACATTGCCACTGTTTCTTTCCACTCCAATGTCCTTCCCTTGCAATTGTTCTTTTCGATTCAAGGTTTATTGACCCGGGTCCCTTTTCCTCCGCTGATTGAAGCGATGCTGCTTGAACTTATATTCGAACTGTTGCGGGAAGCAGGACTTCGTCTGCCCAACCGTGTAGGTCAGACTATTGGGATTGTTGGGGGGTTGGTTATCGGGGATGCAATTGTTAAGGCAGGACTGGTTTCTTATTCGATGATCATTGTTGTAGCGTTGACTGCCATTGCATCTTTTCTTATCCCTTCCAACGAAATGAGCTCTGCTATCCGGTTTATGCGGTTTCCATTGATGATTGCTGCCTCATTATTCGGATATATTGGGATATCATTTGGGTTAACACTCATTTTCATACATTTGTGCAAGCTAGAATCTTTTGGGCAACCCTACCTTAGACCATTAAGTCCGTTAAATTTTCAAGGCCTGAAGGATACCTTCGTACGCTTTCCAATTTGGTCCATCCGAAAGAGTACAAGCAACCCAAAAACGAATAAATGA